In Citrus sinensis cultivar Valencia sweet orange chromosome 3, DVS_A1.0, whole genome shotgun sequence, the sequence ttattaagtcaaaattatctaaaaaatctcattaagttataaaaacaaacacctctaattaacttaattaattaagttaagtcactttaagtcattaagttaaaaaacaaacgccaccttaaTAAAGGCagtaagtaataaataattgaataataaaagattatgACATGAAAAGAGGTGGGGATAGGAGAGAATAGATGGCTCCCGCGCATGCATGcaatttaagattaaaaacCATTCTTTGACCTAAATTTTTCTTGAGCAAAAACTTTCTTGATGATAGGTTGtcgataaataaatttaaaaaacaaataaattctactcatgattatgattaaaaaaacatgtggcacaatttttaaaaattcaaaaaacaataataataaagtttcaaTTGAGAGAGAATACTATTCCTGCAATTtccaaaatgtaaaatgtTTTCTCGTATGAAAGAGATCATCGTTTGTAGTGTTATAACCATCAGTGATTTTTTGGGTGATCTTCGACATTTTGGAAACCACgaagaattttcaaaatttcaaagcccAACATGTACCTAGAAGTTATAATGTCTCAGCACATTCTTTGGTAAAATTAACCTTAAGGAAGTTAGACTCTTTTGTGTGGCCGGATGAATTTTCAGTTGAAGTGTTGCATTTATTCTCTTTATGAGTAATGAAAGGtgtccttttaaaaaaaaaaaaaccatcatGTCATATTCATAGCATCAATTAATAAACTgtaactaattttaaaaaataaataaataatttcaaattttttactcATTCCGTTGTCGCGTAACGAAGGTAATAGTTGACCTACCTTGGATTCCTCTATTTCGAttttgggtaaaaaaaaaaaaaaagggacaaAAACTAATACCATTGCTAACATTAAAAGGGAACATGCTCATattctacatataatataCCCAACAAGTTTGTTAGTGCTAGATGGCAATAGACcttaaatatatgttttttttttttttgtctttttttttaaaacagcTACATTAACGCATACGCACGAGTCATTATAAAAAAGATTCCTCATGAATTAATTACGTAACACAGCCGAGATTAGCTAGATGCATGTAtgggatttaaaaaaaaaaaaaaaaaaaaaaaacacaacacTGGCACTTCTGTGACCCCCCCACATGCATACAGGCATGTGGTAATTAAATAAGTGCATGCGGCTACTACTAGATGCATAAATAAGGCAACAGGTTCAACACAAAAGCCCTGCGGATCTAACAAAGCCTTCCAAAAGTAGTTCtgactgaaaaaaaaaatgaacgcAGAAAATATCTCAGAGTCAGAATTTGCTATCTTGGGGTCAATCCGCCAGTATCTTCTCGAGGATGACGAGTTCGACTTTACCGACATCTCTGCTTCCTTTCCTTCAGAAACAGCTAGTTGGAGCGACTCTAACTCCAACGACGCGGCGTCCGCAACCGCGACGATTCGGACACGTGAGGGCCACGCGCCGAGGAGTTTCCGGGGAGTGAGGAGGCGGCCTTGGGGAAAGTTCGGAGCGGAGATAAGGGACGGTAAGGACAATAATGGGGAACGAGTTTGGCTGGGGACGTTTTATACGCCTGAGGATGCTGCATTGGCTTATGATCGAGCGGCTTTCAGACTTCACGGCAAGAAAGCAAAGCTTAATTTCCCTCGCTTCGTTACCGACACTAATATTGAGGATGTTAGTGTTACAGATAATAATGAGAAGCATCCATCTCCGGagccttcttcttcttcgtcttcGGCGTCGTCGACGTCTTCTGAATCTCTGAAGATTAAGCGGAGACGGCTAATTAATGAAGCAGCCAGGTTTCCAAATTGGATAAAGATTCTCCTATCATCTGATGTGATTTCGAAAAATGATCGAAGAACCAAAGCCTAATAAAAGACTGATAAAAGCACATCCAAAATGACGTTGTTTTGACTTCGTTCCGAATAAAATTAGAACTCAACTAAAACTACgtcgttttgttttgttttgttttttcttttttgttggcCTTTGGTTTAAATATGAATGCTTTATCATATTAAGCAAGTTGTTTTAGAGCGCAACTTCATGCATAGCTAGCGAGCTCCCATTGATGGCTGTCGGCCTCACAGTAGAGCTCCCAAAATGAAAGCTCGCCACTCGCTGCACACCCTAGAACcctcttcatttttcttttttctttttggaccTTTTTGAGATCcatattttatcaataaatcatTGTGTGCATCAtgaattactttaaaaatttacgactaaaaaaattaaccaaacagTTAATGTACAGTGATTACTTTAAAAGTcacaaatttttgtataaattttattttgtacacatgacataattaaattaattaaattaaatatcttttagtctatataatttatttttataattttatactttcatttaatcaattaatatatatcacatgaatttatacaaaattaagttgtataaaaatttataactctACCAACACTCTACCGAAAATGTCCATAAGACTTCTAAGTTTGCACCCATACACTTAAACAACCTGATAATCTCCGATTCGAAAACGTTTTCTGGTGCAAAAAAGCCCTTCGTTTGAAGTGTTGTAACCATTATGTCTTTACAATTAAGTAATGGTGAACCCCACATATTTTTTCTCTATAGTCTAcatcctttttttaatttgtttttttttgtcaagttAATTTTGGTAAGAGTACCTAATtagcatatatttttttctctctcaattctACCGACTGAAGCTCTAACCAATTCTTTCGCATTTTTTGCAAACGTTCAACTGCAAATGAATACTTCTGGTTGTCTATTACgaataatcaaaatcaacattgcTATATACTGTCATGAATTGAGCATCGATCATTTTCAATTAGCTATTGAAGGAGCTGAAATTTTACCTTCACACATATTTGTAGCTTGTGGAGAACTTGTGACGCTCGTTGGCCTTAATTCCGGTGAGGTCCCAATTTAGCGTTTGATTaaagtttgaagaaaaaagaaatatgaagaagatgaactttctctctctagtgTGAATAGTACTTTTTTAGGCGAAGAGACCCATTTCTCTTAGAGATGAGTCTCTATTTGTAGATGATGAGTGGTGtggatttagaattttgttttgaacccTCAGCCTTATGACATGTGTTATCTATCATTTCTATACACATGGAGTTGAATTTGATCATAGGGAATTATTTCGCTCGtgtatattttcttataattgtGACCTTTAGACGTGATTACCCTATATCAATGGATTGCGGAACTAATTCCCCTCTTGTCATCTTTATGAGCTCCGGGACAATTTTTCCCTGGGTGTTATTCTCCCAAAATAACTTAGGTGTCATTCCCCCATAATAACTTGAAtgtcattttcttataataatttattttatttgagaaGATAGACACATAGCATGATTTGGTGCCTTTGAAATATGGCACCCACAGCCTTGAAAGCTAACAATTaaagtctttttcttttttgttattatcttTGTAAAGATATAAACGTCATGCCAATTTGAAAATCCAATCAACAAATATCCCAATTCAAATGCCACAACAAGATGTATTGTAATTTACAAAGACTAAGAATCCAtagataaaagagaaaaaaaaaatcagagcTAGTTTGTAAGAAGTGATAGTAGAGAAAGAATTGGAATTTACAAATACTAAGAATCCACagacaaaagagaaaaaaatgagatcTAGTTTGTGAGATGTGATAGTAGAGAATGAACAACGCAACTGTAagatggagaagaaaacaaattaattcaatGAAAGGCAATTGTGAGATggagaatttaatattttaaaattttaataattgtgttaATTTCTTAGAATGGGTGGAGAAAAGAACATAATTAATGGATTTAGACAACCAcaatacattaattaaatgcaacttacaaaattaaacaaagattttaaaatttgtgtaATCGTGTTGTTGTCCTTTAAGGAAGGTACAGGTTGATGACCATCCTTAGATTCCAATCGATCGagttttataaatacaaacaaaaaGTAATACCATCGATAACGTCAAAAGGGTacagtttttttaaaaaaaataaacagaaatGATACATTCAACAAGTTGTCTCAGATTGCAATACAATAGTccttaaataattattttcttatttattcttttaatatgtATCGGGATGGGTCCCCAGGCAACCGCAAAAATCTAAGCCGCCTCTGCACTAAACAAAGGACATCAATCACTTTCTCCACCTATCAAAGCACAAACGCATTAATGAAATCTGATCTAGTGCGTGTAACTGCGCGCATGGCAAGCTTTCACTAAGAGTCGTGAGCCCCATAACAGAGCTCCTCTCGATGAGACATGCACTCGATAAAAactcttaaattaataatgctGAAGCCATTAACAAGATTCCGAATGAACTAGTTATTTAACTCAGCTATGATTAGATAGCTGTATGGGATTTAAGGAGATCCAATTTGAACTCTAGCAGTGTGACCCCTTCAGATGCAGATACGTGCATGCAACTATAGCTAGATGTATATATAACCTAGGGAATAATGCATTCAAAACACAAGACCATCGCGAACTAATACAAAGCCTTGTTAAAATCTTTCCGAAAAATGTACACGGAAAAAATCTCAGAGTCAGAATTTGTTACCCTGGAGTCAATCCGCCTGTACCATCTTGAGGATGACGAGGTTGACTTCGACATCCCTCCTTCGAGGGACTCGAATAACGTGGCCGTAACCGATGTCACGGCACCTCAGCGCCCGAGACTCGTCATTACGTGAAAAGATGTTTATTTAGAGGTGTGAGGAGGAGGCCGTGGGGAAAGTTCGCAGCCGAGATAAGGGACCACAAGAACAAGAATGGGGCACGAGTTTGGCTGGGGACGTATGATTCGCCCGAGGATGCTGCATTAGCTTATGATCGAGCAGCTTTCAGGCTTCACGGCCCGAAAGCCAAGCTTAATTTTCCTCACCTAGTTGGCTCTAATATTGAGGCTATTAGAGTttcgaataataataaaaagccTTCTTCTTCGTCCTCATCGGCGTCGTCCGAATCTCCGAAGGTTAAGCGGAGACACCTAATGCAGCAGCcgggttttgaaaatgggatAAAGCAGTGGCGAAGCTAGCactattttttagattttttagggtgggctagatttttttaaaatttaaatacttctcaaaaaatttattctatacaaatgaaattattaaaatatactacacaagtaaaaaaataataataaaattataaaaatacaatgtAACTAAAAAATACTATCGATAAAATTTTGTCCgattcttaaaaaaagaaaattaatagattattgaatctaaattatattgtcagtgataataatatattagagaattattaattattttattaaaaaatttgacaaaagtaTAAGCtaataactaatttaaaaatagtatgAGCATGCGGGTGCGGCGCCGTCATTCATGAGGTAGTAACTTGATAACTTGAACAATTGAGTTTTGAGGAATTTAGACTTTGCATAATTGGATCAATTAGTCAAGAATTTGCGTGAGTTTTTCGATTTAGAGAAAATAGATATTGactataattattagttatatttttatattttactataagttttttaaaaaagcaaatttataattaattaattttttttaagaaactaACCCGAGCTACAGCCCACATTAGCCCCCTCATAACTTCGCTCCTAAGATAAAGATTCTCCTCTAATATAATATTCtgatcttattttattttctttctatagaacatttaaaatgtatatctTATTGGTGAATAAATGGTCAAGATTATCTTCTCGATTTTTTTCCTCACTAAATATTCAAAGAGAGAATCTTGGTCAATGATGAATTCTATAAAGTCATGtaacttaattaataactaaGTAGAATGTGACAAAAACGCAGCCCCCATACAGATTATTGTTTGATGGTGAAATAATGAGATAAATAACCATTTGGACAAGAATATTTTATAGTGAAACCAAGCTATCTATCACATCAattaatgtatatttattaatattagacttttaacatttttatgaACCATTTGAACTTTTAAGTAACTTCTTAAGATAAGGATTCTGGATCCTGTACTCATTAGTCACGACATCACAAGTGTTGCAAACACGACCattttattgtagtttataatatacttttataagaatttggaagacaaataatattttgcaCTGTCACAAGAAAATGACTTCTTACCTAAACAAAATACTCGAACTCTACAtgtattttaaacaaaaataaaaaaataggaGTAGATAAAGtctagttaaattttttactcttattttaaaaaattttaagttcgGATggctaatttttctttttcttttaaaaaaaaaagttgtttgaAAGTATTCAATTAAGTTCCTGTGGGCACCAAATTCACAAGTACTTAGAGATCACACAGTACGGCATGTTTTGAACTAGTATCAAAGCTCCAGGAAAGAAAGTTACTCTTGACGAACTATACGCCAATGCCGTGAAATATTCAATTTCATGagaatatgttatatttggtTTATACCAATGGACCGGCGACAATATgataatatgataatattcTTGTCATGTAGCAACCATAGTTGTTGacacaaaaattaacttaTGATAAAGAAACTGATTTTGTATTTCGGTCTTTATGGCCATTTTCTCCTTGAGATGAGGATCTCAAATCACATGCTTCTTTGTAATCAATAATTCTGTAAAAAAAATCGGTCGTCAAAAGGTGTCGGTATTGTAGTGATAACCTTCAGACAATCAAATCAATCATTTTAGttcaatttctaaaataaaatggacCATATTTTTGTACCTTTTTTGATATTCCCTTCAAATGGATGAAGCATGGCCCGCAACTTTAGACTTGAGTTGGATGATTATCTTAACATATGGCATTCTCCTAGTGACCAGTGGCAACAAGATTCATGGATGAAGTTTGAAGACACATATCAATGTGTATCAATATTTGTTCATGACAAGTCCTCTTGGACATGGAGCAAAGATCCTCTTCCAGGCTTCTCCTTGCCTTCTCTACCTTCACAAGATTATAATTATATGCCTCAGCAGCAACAATAGTTAGTGAAAGAAGTGAAACAGTAGCAGCAACACTAATTTAGTTCATCGAATTATTGATTACTAGCCAACGACGCGGCTGACAGTTTCTACTTTCTAATGACTGGCACTAGAACCCAGCTAGAGCTCATTGGTCGTGCCAATGGACCAAGAGCCTTAGGTTTACATTTGAAATAAGATTTGATCCCAGCCATATAACAAGATAAGTAGTGCCACACGTCTTTAAATCTGAAGAAGATTAGGTGGGGcaagaagaaaagaagccCAGAAGATTTCCCTTGGACACTTGTCCTATATGATTCTTGGGCCATTATGTTCTGCATTGAACTTTAACGGGTCTGGGCTTGATTTGTACCCTTGTGATAGTTCtcctttccattttctttgcaGTTGCCACCCTTAGTATATGGAGAATCCATCCCACGACGACATTCGTATCATCGTATGGCTTCTTCACCCATAGGCATGTAAAGAATGGCCCTATGGCTATTTTCGTGTGCTAATAACCTTTCTTCACCTTTCTATGATCTCctactatttttctaaaacgAGTTTtcacatgaattttttttttttaatgttttgtgCATTAAATCTGCAACGCATAGCTTTATGGAGAACAATTCTTTTAAGGATAATCTTCAAGTGGCCGAAGTTGAATCCAAATTTCCATTGCCATCATTAccctataattaattaatattactaGTAAATTACACTGCATTTGTCGTAAATTACACTGCATTTGGACTTTattccttaaaaataaaataattaagtcaataaaattaaataaaatcttgccGTGGGCGTGGGCATGGGCATGGGTACAGTCACAGCCATAATAACAATTAGTAACCCATACCCATttttaaacaagaaaacatCTTACAATAAACGTGTCAAGTttatgaagagaaaaaaattaatgaagttCCCACGGGAGCAAAAGGAAAGTGGTATGAAACGGGTCAGTTGGTGTCCCCAGAGTagagaaaatgaacaaaaggaAAGCAACAAGGCTATACTACATTGAGAAAACTGACAATAAAATGACTCAACCACCATGTTTCGATCATGTATAATGTATGTATAACTTCTCTCATGTAATCTAAAATGAGACAGCTAATAAGTAAAAAGATTTGTGTGAAAGGAGAATTGCAAAAGAGATGGGAAACACTCTGCAAAAGCCAAATGAAAGactagaaaagaaagaaggagaagaagaagaagaagaaggcaaTGGAAGCAGCTTCACTTGTGAGATTTTCATAGAACCAGTGGGCAGTGGCAGCAAACAAGAAGTTCAAGAACAAAAACCTCTGTACTCACCCTTTCTGTCAAGAATGCATAGCTAAATACATCCAAGTGAAGGTCCAAGACGACAACACAGCCAAGATTGAACGCCCTGGATTATACTGTAAGCATAATTTAGACACATTTTCCTGCAAACCCATAATCCCGGCGAGTCTCTTTTCAAAATGGTGTGTTGTTCTCTGTGAGGATCATGTTCTAGGGGTTGAGAGATGCTACTGCCCCAACTCAAATTGCAAGGCTTTGGTGGTAAATGAGTGTGAGACGAATGGAACGTTGACGAAAGCTCAGTGCCCCAGTTGTAAGCAATGGTTCTGTTTCCAGTGCAAGTTGAAATGGCACGCTGGGTACCGATGTGAAGAAAGTAGCCAGCTTATGGAGAGGATGAATTGGGCTAGGTGTCCTGGTTGCGGCCACTGTGTGGAACGAGTGAACTGATGTTCTTCTGTCCTGTGCAGGCTTGTTTATTTCCCCTTCTTCTCCTTGTTATTGATGTACAATTTGAGAATCTAAATTTTCCGGGATCAaaattgctttcttttttttttgttgtttttcttaattttcagATGTAAGACTAGATTTTGCTATAGATGTGGGAGAAAGCTTCCGATTGGATGTTCTTGCGAAAGAGGATCTTCATATGACTGCATGATAACAATTTTAATCATTGTAGGGATGGTAGTAGGTCTTGGAGGGATGATATTACTGGGTAAGTATGGAAAAGAAGATGATATTGCTGGGTAAGTACGAAAAAGTTCTTTgcttcaaatatatatatatattttttttgggtgattgCTAGTGTTTGAGATTGGAGAATAGGGCCATAGTGGCTACATGAATGTTTgatcatatcataattttaatcattattaatcATACTCTCTGTAAGGCTCAAATGTACATCTGTTATGAAGCTGAAAAGAAATCTGCCAAACTGGAACAATAGTTGGCTTCTAGAAGACCAGCTCATATTGCCATGTCAGCAAGAGTGGGAACTTATCATGCCTTCTAACAACAAAGATTAACAACAAACTTGCAGACTTTAAGTTCAACAACCATATGTAAGTATATAAtgtgtttcattttattgCA encodes:
- the LOC112498370 gene encoding ethylene-responsive transcription factor 13-like is translated as MNAENISESEFAILGSIRQYLLEDDEFDFTDISASFPSETASWSDSNSNDAASATATIRTREGHAPRSFRGVRRRPWGKFGAEIRDGKDNNGERVWLGTFYTPEDAALAYDRAAFRLHGKKAKLNFPRFVTDTNIEDVSVTDNNEKHPSPEPSSSSSSASSTSSESLKIKRRRLINEAARFPNWIKILLSSDVISKNDRRTKA